Below is a genomic region from Erigeron canadensis isolate Cc75 chromosome 7, C_canadensis_v1, whole genome shotgun sequence.
CCAAATTTCAAAATCTCATGTATCAACATTTTTATAACCAAAGATCTATATACTAATATAGAAGTCACAAAAACCAAATCCAAAATCAATGAAAACAacaagaaaagtaaaaaaaattggaGGCTAACCACCAAGATCCCGTTAACTACTATCGCCACTTTTCATCGCCGGAAAAAGCCGTCGCCATCACCGCAAATTTTTGTTGCATTTTTCCGGCAGAGTAAAGATACGACGTTGTTGTTGTGTTGAAAGGACTAGACTCGATATAAGAAAATgagaatttcttttttttttttacagaaaatacccactgcgccgcagtgggagcatAATGCTTCCCGGACCAGAAGATttccactgcaccgcagtgggctACAGTTCAGCAACCCAAAACTTTTGACACTTGATCAAACCTACAATCGTCCGATTTCCAAGCCAAACTTCATATTTAACATTTCAGGGATTTAAACATGTACATTGACACATTTGTAATCATAGTTATAACATCTAAACGATGTAACATTCATGTACGCTATCAAGtgggtcatttacccaattCGCCACTTTTCAAATCATCAGCTAGTTTTGCCAAACCACAAGATTTACACATGACcaaatttttatgaaatgtacAATGACAATTTACCAGAAATCCCAAAAAAGTCAAGAGCCATAGTGAGGAGGGATAACTAGGTCTCTACCAAAACAATACCATTCATCCGCGAATGGTCATAGTACCTTCAATTCTACAAGCACTTTCAAAAGACTTCTAACTTCAAGCTTCTAATTAATCACTtcagttccttcttccggaaccgcCTATAAGAAAATTGAAACATCTAAAATACAAGCAAagacttagtgaatatacttacATACATTTATGAACATGAAGGAGGACAACGCACaaaggactattacatgtaacctatgcaACCGTCGTGTCATACCTACATGCTCACCTTTGCACTCTAACGCTATACatgggatccatataagctaaagaaacataatcaatatcaactatcgggattcttaggtcccggaggttcttaggcctcattcataaggggttcttaggccccactaaatcaactatcgggattcttaggtcccagaggttcttaggcctcatacatactatgccccacatgggcttaacacCAAATCAGTTACCACATATGGACACAACTCAACAtcatatggtaattgacccaacgtatacacaaaggtatgcaaatatactcacctcctccgcgacttGAACAAATGCTCGATAACAAGATAATGCACCAATataagcttcaacctataatcatatcataatatgCATAAGCTTTTAATCACAATTCTTGACTAGCTTAACCTAGTCATACTTATCAATCACTAGCATTTTCTAAATCTAAActcaacccatttgtcattgagttacttttaCTTTCAACAATTTCATTAGGTAGCTCAAtctaccactttcatcaatttTTCAACAACTAGTAAAATCAACTTGTCTCATAAATCATCATTATCAAGTAAACATATCAATTTCTTATTCAAACTCATCATACAACTCAATGACAATAAGGTTATCTAAGAATTTGGGGAAATATATACACAATTCACTTTCTaacaaaaatccccaaatttgAGTATCTCAAGAACCTTAATTTCCAATAGAAAGGATAAAAACTAAGTTAAGGAAATTAATACCTCAAATTTAAAGAACTTAATTAAAGACTTTAGGTTAAAATCTCTTTTTCCCTTCTTTTCCCCTCTTGGAtttcgaccaccaccacaatcaccacaaaccctaacttttaaatTCTTAGATGATAGGAAGGGTAATGTTATTATTAATCTATGAAGAATTTCTTGAACTTTTGAGGAAATTAGAATTTGGTTGGAGTTTGAGTGAATGAAGCTTCAAGAAGAGATAGTAGGTAGGAGTGGAATGGTGACTATGGAGGGAGGAACTTGGCTGGCACTCCATGgggatgccacgacccatttcaatttttgttaataaaatatccgctatccgctaaagttccaactaaattaaccccatatccaaaaataaaatactaggaaattaattaaatgtcaaaactataaaaaggggttaatttctttacctttaaaactttggggtgttacatgtgTTCCGACGGAGAGTATCCTTTGAATCTTGTCGGAATCTAGCCAGAACTTTTGAATCTTTTTCCTTCAGATTATCCTCGATATATGGGACATGTTGGTGTCATAGATTTGAAAGGAAGCAAAACCCTTGCAACCCCTATAGATTTACGAATGATCTAGTGGCCGGATTGGCCGGAATTCGGTCAGATCCAGTGGCTATTTTTATTAGATATTGAAGttgtttgcatatatatatgttcatgttttttttgttgtatgtatatgtatggaAGATTTTGATCTGAGagtttttgattatatatattgtaaatatgGAAGCTTTTGTATGTTTATGAGTTCTGGAAGCTTTTTGATTGTTTGTGAGTTCTGTAAATCCTTTGAAGATCAGATGATGATAATGGTGATTGTGATAAACTTTTATTAGTATAATAGAGAAGTCTATTGTTGCCTAGATAATTACGCTTTTGGTCCTTGTTTTAAGGGAAGGACTAAAATACCCATCATGCATGTCACGTGATGAGCAAGTTAACTTCCGTTTGCGATttggaccaaaagtgttgacgCAACAAAGTTTTGTGGACCAAAACGGTAATATATGAAAGGTAAGGATGAAAACGGTAATTTTTAACCCTCAaaagggaccaaaagtgtaattaactctaaaaaaaatattaaaaaaaaatactattcaTGACTTTATATGCaccaacaattaaaaaaatagttacCTAAAAATGTAAATAGCCCATCTCACATAAAGCACGTTATTATCACAAAGACACACTTTAGAAAAAATATCTAACCCAATCCGGCCCATCCTATTCCATTTGGCCCATCTTACACCAAACCCTAAAAAAACACTCATATACTCTTTTCTCTTCCTATAAACACAAAAACCCTTTTATTCACTGCCGTTTTTCCTCAGCAAGTATTTTCCTCTACATATCATCACATCATGGTTAGTATCCATTTCTCTGAATCTATATATCCCAATATATCATTTTAATCTGTATCtattcatgtatatataatatatatatctaatatacctGTTTTTTATAGGCCCCAAAGAAAGGTGGAAAGCCAGTTGTTGCTAAGAAGAAAACCACTGTATCATCTCTACCTCTTACTTttagaaatatatgtatatgtttcttTGTATATTTATCTGacttatgtgtttgtgtgtgtatatatatatattgtatatatggtTTAGAAAAAGTTTTCAACTTGATATGTTTTTGTGTATTTTTGATTAAGAAGAAAACCATTGTATCATCCCTATCCCTTACTTttagaaatatatgtatattttgctgtttatatgtatatgacttgtgtgtttgtatatatatatatatattgtatatatggtTTAGAAAAAGTTTCCAACTTGATATGTTTTTGtgtatttttgattatgataatatTGAATTTTGTATGTAAATAGGTTAAGGTGGTGAACCCATTGTTTGAAAAAAGGCCAAAACAGTTTGGGATAGGAGGGGCATTGCCACCAAAGAAGGATTTGCATAGGTTTGTTAGATGGCCACAAGTTGTTCGTATTCAGCGAAAGCGCAGGATCCTCAAGCAGCGTTTGAAGGTCCCCCCTGCCTTGAACCAGTTTACCAAAACCCTTGACAAGAATCTCGGTATGAGTTTTCTCGCTGTGATGCTTGTTTTTATGTATGTTACTAGTATTTAGTTGGTAGGTGAAGAATGTGTAGGTTATTGTCGTGATGCTTGTTTTTAAGACTTGCTAGAATATGTGAATAGAAAGACGTTTTACTGATAATGTACATTGCACAAGCTTTAAATACtgctaatttaatttaatatattgatgttaaaataaaaagcttTAAAAACTGCCGTTTTTCGTATAATGTTATGGTCATTACTGAGAAGTGAATTAGTATAGCTATGAAACTAGTTGCTAGGAGCGGTAGCGAACAGAAAGGGGTTCCATTATTATAcgaataaaattttttattcaaCGTTGTAACTGTATTGTTGAGGTGTCAGTTTTCTTCAAGTTTTACATTTCTACTTTTTAGCTGTTTATAAGCTTTAAGATGTGTTTTTTGGCcaaatgtctttttatataaatttttgacTCGGACAAGTTGCCAACAATTTTTTTGCCAAtgcttttatatgtataattagtgAAGATCATATgtatttgatttgtttattaaaccTCTCTAGCTGATCCAGATTGTGCTTTGTAATGCCTTGATCTTTTACAAAACAAGATTTAGTTACTTGAACAAGTTTAACTTAGGAATGTTCTCCACTTAGTTCACtgctttatattaataataactatttGTAGAATTGGTAGATTTTTAGGGTgcgtttggttgtagaaaacaccccttgttttccatttttgttttctaagaaaacatgaaaaaacagaaaacgcaTTCTAATAATAGTTTTCTAAgaatgttttccaagaaaacagaaaacaatgttttccacttttccataggaaacttgaaaacatctttttcttgttttccattttcattttccatatcCTCCCTCCCTATCCCtcacatctctaacatgttttctagttttctaattagaacgtgttttcaaatcttttattttttttaaaaaaaataaaaattcctttcattttctagaaaactaaaaatggaaaactataaaatattttcTATAACCAAACGGAACCTTAGCTTCTGAGCTGACATATAAAAGTTGTATTTGTGATGTGCAGCTACTAACTTGTTCAAGATGATGCTTAAGTACCGGCCCGAGGATAAGGCTGCAAAGAAGGAACGTCTTAAGAAAAAGGCCGAGGCTGAGGTCGAGGGAAAGCAAGTTGAATCCAAGAAGCCCATTGTTGTGAAGTATGGTCTAAATCATATAACTTATCTGATTGAGCAggttaaattgtttttttgcTTGTTAGTATTTtagtatttatgttttgactttgcttattataattattaaaccTTTCTTATATTTGATCTCAGAATAAGGCACAGTTGGTTGTCATTGCTCATGATGTGGATCCCATTGAGTTGGTTGTCTGGCTACCAGCCTTGTGCAGAAAAATGGAAATTCCTTACTGTATTGTGAAAGGAAAATCCCGACTTGGAGCTGTAAGTCTTCTGATATTAATGTATTGTTAGAGGTTGCAAGATAGATTGAATATCTATGACTGAAAAAAGGTCATCATTGTTTGGGTTAAAATATGCCGGGTTTAAATGATGTTACATTGTTTACGTTGGTGACTTTTTTACTTGGTATATTGTCTTTTTGTTCTATCCAAAGTAAATTGGTCAAATTTGCTACCTCAAATTTGTCTTTCCAGTCCTGAAACTTGACCATATATTTCTTAAAAAGTTACTTGGTTGCAACAGATTGTTCACCAAAAAACTGCATCAGCTCTATGCTTGACCACTGTCAAGAATGAAGATAAAATGGAGTTCAGCAGAATATTGGAGGCCATCAAGGTTTGCTTGCTTGTTTGTGACCTGTTAGCTTAGATTTTGTACTTAACATGACCCGTTTTTTTGATACTAACGTATAttatttttgtgttattttagGCCAACTTCAATGACAAGTATGAGGAGTACAGGAAGAAGTGGGGTGGTGGTATTATGGGTTCCAAATCCCAGGCAAAAacaaaggcaaaggagaaagtTATGGCCAAGGAGGCTGCTCAGAGAATGAATTAGATCCTTTTGATAATATTTATTGTCTGCATTTAATGTTATCGGAGATGATGTTTTATTTAGGAAGTTTTCTTCATTCCAAAACTATATTCAGTTGTTTTGAACGTATTGAAGTTAAAATACTTGGTGTTGGGAGTTGCCTATTTCAATGTCAGCTTATTCCATTTGGTGTCATCTTTGTTAGATCTCATTTAAAATGAGTTGGAATTTAGGTTGCAATAGCTTTTACAGTTATGGTAACACAGTTTAGAATATGTGCGTAGACACTGTTATAGAGATATAGAGAATGATAGCCTAAAGGAGAATGTTTAGCTACTATCATATTGGTTTTTAATAACGTTATTATGCACATATATGTTTGGTGGGATGGTTATTGAACCGTCAAAGTCCGAATCTGCATATAAGGTCATTCAAAACAGGCAGACCTGAAATCGTTTTGAATAGAGTGAGATGGTAAATGTAGATAAATGATGTAACTGGAGACTTCAAAATGGTAGTTCTGCTGTATCTTTTTGGAAGAACACCTTGGAGGGGAATGAAGGTGGCAGGTGGTTTTGTTTTGATGTTCCCCCATCTTAATACTGTGTTTAAAAATAAAGCTATTGCAATCTAGgacttaaaaacaaaataaaactgtaaacattaatttttttatggtATTTTCCCACCTTATTTTAGTGTGATTGCTTATCACCAGTTGCTTATCACCAGTCCTTAGAAGTCTCTAACTTGAGCAAGTCCATCGTGATCACTCATTTAATCTTTTCAAATAACACTTTTCAATGTGGTGGTTTATAGACTCATGATCAATGGATGCTCTACACTAGAACGCTTTAGGAACAGTTAAAAACGTATGCTTCAAGTCACCATCAAGATCCTGTGGGGGCTCACATTGCAAAAGTTGTACTAGTTGATGGATTTTGGACTCGACACGGAAGCCTTTTTTACTATTCTACGCGTGTACAATGCAGCATCAAATCACAGGAGTGCTTCAACTATGAGGTTACGAGGCACATTGTGTGTGTTATTGACGCACCCTTGTGAGAGATCTGGTGACAAGTTATTTTTCATGGCAGATACACGTTGGTATTGAGGATGAGACAAGGGCTCCTTGCATAGCCTGataaatgtcatatatatatacagagaaTGTAAAGGGAAAAATTAATATAAGccattgtttttttaaaaatgtgagAACTTTTTTACTATTCTAGTCaattatttgtatatgtatactTGCATTTTGCTCACAAAAACTTGGCAAAAAAGCAAGAAACAATTATCATGAATCTGCAAAATCTTTGCATCTTCAACTACTGTGTCTAAGGTTTCCGATCATTTGGATAACCAAGGCTATACATCATATACAGGTAACCTCTCTTCAATAATAACGCGGCATATAGGGCACTTTTTACACTTTACAGAACACGTGCTGCGAGATATAGATCATAAGTGTCATGATAACATATagagaaagataaaaaaaatcgCAAGTATTAATATAAGTACCTGCAAAGAATCCGATGCCGACAGGGAAGGAGTACTATGTTTAATTGTCTTTCAAAGCAAACCCGGCAAAGAATTTTTTCCTGGCATAATGTGTTCAAATTGCAACAAGATTCAAAACCCATAATCACAGAGCAAATTAGGGATGTAGGAATAGGacctattatatatttttctgttttcaCACATTACTGGCCAAACCAACAGAACACCTGCTAGGATTGTTCATCAGCTTCAGTACCAGTCTAGTTCTGGTTTATAACCAGTTCACTTCCAAACGGACAATATTTATAAAACCGACATCATTTCAAGTTTAACATATTTAtgaagtaaaaaagaaaaacatcagTCTCGTTTTTGTTCTGGCTTTGGTTCATAACAGGTCTCAAAATTGGTTTCTTAAGCCTTTACAACTGAGAACCAGACCAAGTATAGCCAGTACCATTCTAGTCCAGGTTCACTTGTGTAAGTAACCCTACGACCTAACCAATTTTCCATTTTTGAATAGCATAGAAGTTCAGCAACTAAAACTGAAGTAAAGCCAAGAATCAAGATTTAGAATTGTTACATTTTGGAGTCTTTCAAACTCTTGTAGGCTGAATTTTGTGGTTTCCATTTGCTCACCAAGAGCAGCCTGAAGTCTCCACACCTGAGAAGATGAATATAGCCTAAACTTGTAACCACAAATCCTAACCTTGATATGGTGTAAGAAGTAAAAATCGTGTATGAACAAATTCAGGACAAAACTTGgatacaaacaaaataaaatgtgGTTTCTTCTTACCTCTTGAGCAAGATCCTTTCTCGGCATTTTCTTTACTACTTCAGGTGAAGATCCACAGAAAGTGTTATAACTGCTCATACACAACCATATAAAAATGTCGAAACCCAGTTCCAGTATCACCACCATGATTGTCAACAATTTCCATTTTAcagaatttttaaataattcCAGGTTGGATCTTCCCGACCCCAAAATCAGTGTCAAGTCACAAGTTTGACAACACTACTGTATTGGTCTTTCAAGTCTCTTATGTTAATATTGCTGCTGCGGTGCTGCCCAGAGCTGCTAATTTTGACCAATTTATTGATCAATTTGGGTTGTGTTTTCAAACAGTTTAAGTGAGTCCAACGGAGAAGCAGTTAAATGGGCCAAACAGGTTGAAAGTCCCCCAAAGTCTACTTCTAATGCACGCAacaccataaatcattttatcgaCTTATTCAAGTTATAGTTGAAATGATATTGTTTCCGTAATTACGATCAACACATTGACTATATATGCGGGAAGTGAAGGTGGAGCTTTTACACATCTAAGTTGGATGAAAACTAGGACGTGAGAAGatatttcacccaacttaggtgtgtGATAGCACTACCCTCACTTTTCCGAATGTTcaataatacataatatatcCTCAACATATTTGAGTTATTACCTGACCTTTCTGTACTAAAAATGAAACCTGTTGGTTCGTTTAAACCCAAACCTGTTTTTACCAGTTTGCTTAACCTGCCTGACTCCCTACATTTCCACCTTGACTGTTGACTAATTTTAGTTTGTTAGCTTTTATTAGAGCCAATTGAAGGTTCCCATAAAATCAGTTGAAGTACTTATATAGTTGTATGAACACTTGGTAGACACCAAAACCCAGGTAAAGAAGTTACAATGCTGGAGAAAATCATTTATATACTAAATACGAACACACTGGATAATCCAACCATATAACTtctattgaaatttttttcttgAAGATACTTAATGAGTAATGACTTATTACTGTTAACAGTACTTACCCCACAGCTCCATCATGGTAAAGTCGTGCCTGTTCTTCTCGACTTTCTTCATCAATGGATGACCAATCAAGCAACCTATGCATAAAATGAGAGTAATAAGTAGTATAAGTAAACCTTTGATTAAGGCTTGGTCAACAAAACATGGATTTTTATAATGCCACATGATTTACCTAGAGCCATGGGACAAAAACCCAAAGAAGTCACGAGCTCTAGCAGAAAACACAAGATATCTTCCTGTGTAGGCCCCATTATGTAAACATAAGATATTTTCCACCAATTTAGATCCAGTAAAAAGTACTACTGCTCCTTGCAGTAGAAGTAAAGGAGAGAAGACAATGGAAAGCGGGATATTACTAGCAGCAGCAGGATTTTCCTGCAACTCGGGAAGACCATAATGTAAAGCAAAAAGATTATTTAAACTATTTAAGAAATATATTTCAATGATTCATTGCATATAAAGTAACCAACTTTCTTACCATAAAATTACTCAAACTTTCAAAATATGACTCAATGAACTTTGCAGTCTTGACAGCAGGTAATCAGTATTTAAGTGCCAATCTAGAGCCACATTTAAAAAAGCCAGCCTAGTTTTTTCCTGATATCTGGATTCGagagtttttaataaaaaacctAGAAAACTTGAGGCTTTTCATATAAGGCGATAGTTTAATGATTTTTCTGGGCAAAAAACAAAGATGGTTACCGTATCATGCAATTAAGCCATACCAAAATAGTTGACCATCGAATGATTTAACATACCTCTAAGTGGATACAAAGCAGGATTTGAAATGCAATAACAAGAGCTTTTGTTATGTGACCACCAATGTCTTGCAATCCACACATCCTATCCACAGAGGTATCATCTGAGGCAGCTACTAGGCCGTTATTCCAATCAAGATATCGAATAACTGTTGATGAACTGCCTTCACGTGCTTGGAAGTTTTCGTGAATCGCTGGATTAGACCACTTTGTGCAAACAAGAAATGCAAAGCACTCTGCAATTCTGTAGCCAATGAATGACAACAAGTTACTGAGTTAGAACATATTATAAGGAAACAAATTGCAATAAAAGGTGATGCACGCTTGGATTTTCATTTAGCCAAGTAGCCAACACCTTATTCCCATTTACATAAAGGCTTAACCTTTCAAAAACTTCGATCATGttgacttctttttttttatacctttcGATGATGCCAACAAGGCTCTTGGAAACCTGTTAGCTTATAAGATTACAgtacagtaaaaaaattagaatttttTGTTGATGCAAACAAAATATTTAGCCCagtacaaaaattttaaaaagtgctatttttaacttttgttaaaAAATGGTGTTTGTTAGGCGTTTAAAACATACGTATTCCGCAATTGTTAAATGCGGATTTACTAAACAATATTATTTCCCACCGCATTTAAGAATTGCAGATTGtagcttttaaaaaaata
It encodes:
- the LOC122608223 gene encoding 60S ribosomal protein L7a-1-like, translating into MAPKKGGKPVVAKKKTTVKVVNPLFEKRPKQFGIGGALPPKKDLHRFVRWPQVVRIQRKRRILKQRLKVPPALNQFTKTLDKNLATNLFKMMLKYRPEDKAAKKERLKKKAEAEVEGKQVESKKPIVVKYGLNHITYLIEQNKAQLVVIAHDVDPIELVVWLPALCRKMEIPYCIVKGKSRLGAIVHQKTASALCLTTVKNEDKMEFSRILEAIKANFNDKYEEYRKKWGGGIMGSKSQAKTKAKEKVMAKEAAQRMN
- the LOC122607598 gene encoding uncharacterized protein LOC122607598 isoform X3; protein product: MRWGRISKSLQSFTAHTLLFCFTILLFLKLDHHLFSSWWSIFFPLFLFHLVVARGRFTLPAPSATREHHWVPCHAIAGMPLLVAFELLLCVFLESIYVMRVPAVDLKIVFLPLLVFEITILVDNVRMCKALLPGDEENLSDDAIWETLPHFWVCISMIFFIAATLFTLLKLCAGGVGDIGALGWWDLFINFGIAECFAFLVCTKWSNPAIHENFQAREGSSSTVIRYLDWNNGLVAASDDTSVDRMCGLQDIGGHITKALVIAFQILLCIHLEENPAAARRYLVFSARARDFFGFLSHGSRLLDWSSIDEESREEQARLYHDGAVGYNTFCGSSPEVVKKMPRKDLAQEVWRLQAALGEQMETTKFSLQEFERLQNEKILCRVCFERQLNIVLLPCRHRILCSTCSVKCKKCPICRVIIEERLPVYDV
- the LOC122607598 gene encoding uncharacterized protein LOC122607598 isoform X1 — protein: MRWGRISKSLQSFTAHTLLFCFTILLFLKLDHHLFSSWWSIFFPLFLFHLVVARGRFTLPAPSATREHHWVPCHAIAGMPLLVAFELLLCVFLESIYVMRVPAVDLKIVFLPLLVFEITILVDNVRMCKALLPGDEENLSDDAIWETLPHFWVCISMIFFIAATLFTLLKLCAGGVGDIGALGWWDLFINFGIAECFAFLVCTKWSNPAIHENFQAREGSSSTVIRYLDWNNGLVAASDDTSVDRMCGLQDIGGHITKALVIAFQILLCIHLEENPAAASNIPLSIVFSPLLLLQGAVVLFTGSKLVENILCLHNGAYTGRYLVFSARARDFFGFLSHGSRLLDWSSIDEESREEQARLYHDGAVGYNTFCGSSPEVVKKMPRKDLAQEVWRLQAALGEQMETTKFSLQEFERLQNEKILCRVCFERQLNIVLLPCRHRILCSTCSVKCKKCPICRVIIEERLPVYDV
- the LOC122607598 gene encoding uncharacterized protein LOC122607598 isoform X2, with protein sequence MRWGRISKSLQSFTAHTLLFCFTILLFLKLDHHLFSSWWSIFFPLFLFHLVVARGRFTLPAPSATREHHWVPCHAIAGMPLLVAFELLLCVFLESIYVMRVPAVDLKIVFLPLLVFEITILVDNVRMCKALLPGDEENLSDDAIWETLPHFWVCISMIFFIAATLFTLLKLCGGVGDIGALGWWDLFINFGIAECFAFLVCTKWSNPAIHENFQAREGSSSTVIRYLDWNNGLVAASDDTSVDRMCGLQDIGGHITKALVIAFQILLCIHLEENPAAASNIPLSIVFSPLLLLQGAVVLFTGSKLVENILCLHNGAYTGRYLVFSARARDFFGFLSHGSRLLDWSSIDEESREEQARLYHDGAVGYNTFCGSSPEVVKKMPRKDLAQEVWRLQAALGEQMETTKFSLQEFERLQNEKILCRVCFERQLNIVLLPCRHRILCSTCSVKCKKCPICRVIIEERLPVYDV